The Acetomicrobium flavidum genome window below encodes:
- the smc gene encoding chromosome segregation protein SMC — MYIERIALKGFKSFGDHVEIVLSDKYTVIAGPNGSGKSNILDAVRWALGEQSALRLRISKQGDLLFQGSPSRQAAREAWVSLTLRQDDKLRTFKRILDESGSSFIVDGKRVRLYEMEEEKHALGLDGVDFAFIGQGEVLEAIKQRPIDRRGNLEVLFGIASYRKKREEALLKLANVAEEARRLKTLIDELKQRQSDIRPIVLKALKKRELQESLDEISLKIKGLEYAKLLHDIEKLLKRKEDLLGGRLRAVTWFSLWEKASGLLSDRAKSILVEEAERRQRYARISLDLENLKKKLTSLTLERRNARALKLRSQEELDVLRSSLRSLKSEEERLDSEVLELKKDLISKKAHYDDLESQKREQIALVEELAGRKRELLEKKALHESTIIELERKIRLSGKSYAGLIARRIEARDSLSQDSKALKELESRLSLEEKAFEELSSKHTKALARAQKLAAEIQTRKKDESKLVLEVERIKDTLASGAYPRPVEFLLAAKKLGRLDVDFKVMVDALTCPREYTTALQSFLGSRQFWILVNDEEDAHVCIDYIKRANVGRATFLPLNKANPQRRPSVISDDINVIGWIIDLISYDVAWERGVMHLLGNLLLVSGYEDAVKMTRMLRSCPVVTLEGEVFLPSGTISGGRVPSQSRNVLELKGALAEKSERIRAIQIEIDNLSFELAKEEENEISLKREVQLKLELINKLKAQRERTLKFIQSKQTELANVEEEISRLKDEIRKCLFGLNDNKSKLQSVMSKIADMKELDFNDQLQGELRSLESQMKVIEERLKGRLDVLKKVQDDLRSAEDGIVSRERETEKIESMIFDCNAKIREMASAYRDLWREHKELSQVLEDLQGDKRGLESWLHKASIKLERAKGRLKSIETEIFSLDDKLNELYGRKSKFEEEGLKDVCEPFVDDGEIERLKIRQRRLHQELVQFYDVDSGVLSEDASLASRINYLSEQYEDVKEAKEKLEMMIKDTDKQAGILFQEALKAINVRFNTIFVKLFGGGEAHLFMSDELDLWNSGVEISARPPGKRPQSLTQLSGGERSLTAIAYLFSTMEEASVPLAILDEVDASLDEANLKRFADLVEEYSRNIQIVAITHRRPTMERADIMYGVTLEEPGLSKVISIKLSEWE; from the coding sequence TTGTACATAGAGCGGATCGCCCTTAAGGGATTTAAGAGCTTCGGAGATCATGTTGAGATAGTTTTGTCAGACAAATATACGGTGATTGCCGGCCCTAACGGAAGCGGGAAGAGCAACATCTTGGATGCCGTTAGATGGGCATTGGGGGAGCAGTCTGCCCTTCGTCTGAGGATATCCAAACAGGGTGACCTGCTTTTTCAAGGAAGTCCCTCCAGACAGGCTGCAAGGGAAGCCTGGGTTTCGCTTACATTAAGACAGGATGATAAACTGCGGACATTCAAGCGCATACTTGACGAGAGCGGTTCGTCCTTCATCGTCGACGGCAAGAGGGTAAGGCTTTATGAAATGGAGGAAGAAAAGCACGCGTTAGGGCTGGATGGCGTCGATTTTGCCTTTATAGGACAGGGAGAGGTCCTGGAGGCGATAAAGCAAAGGCCAATAGATAGAAGGGGCAACCTGGAAGTCCTATTTGGCATAGCATCCTACCGAAAAAAGAGAGAGGAGGCCCTACTTAAGCTTGCAAATGTCGCAGAGGAAGCACGCCGGCTTAAGACCTTGATCGACGAGCTAAAGCAAAGACAAAGTGACATTCGCCCCATCGTGCTCAAGGCCCTGAAGAAAAGGGAGCTTCAGGAATCCCTTGACGAAATATCCCTTAAGATCAAAGGCCTTGAGTACGCCAAGCTCCTGCATGACATCGAGAAGCTTTTGAAGCGCAAGGAGGACCTTTTAGGCGGACGCCTGCGTGCCGTAACCTGGTTTTCGCTTTGGGAAAAGGCCTCAGGCCTTTTGAGCGATAGGGCGAAATCTATCCTCGTTGAGGAGGCTGAGCGCAGGCAAAGATACGCCAGGATTTCTTTGGACCTCGAAAATTTAAAAAAGAAGTTGACCTCCCTGACGCTTGAGCGCAGGAACGCAAGGGCCTTAAAATTGCGGTCTCAAGAGGAACTGGACGTCCTTCGTAGCTCTCTGCGTAGCCTAAAGTCCGAGGAAGAAAGGTTGGACTCGGAAGTCTTGGAGCTAAAAAAAGACTTAATTTCTAAAAAAGCTCATTACGATGACCTTGAATCGCAAAAACGAGAACAGATTGCACTCGTAGAGGAGCTTGCCGGAAGGAAAAGGGAACTGCTTGAGAAAAAGGCCCTTCATGAATCGACCATCATTGAACTGGAACGCAAGATCCGTCTTTCAGGGAAGAGTTATGCCGGCCTGATCGCGCGAAGGATTGAAGCAAGGGACAGTCTATCGCAGGACAGTAAGGCTTTAAAAGAACTCGAAAGCCGCCTGTCGCTGGAGGAAAAGGCCTTCGAGGAGCTGTCGTCTAAGCACACCAAGGCCTTGGCGCGTGCCCAAAAACTGGCTGCAGAAATACAGACGAGGAAAAAGGACGAGTCGAAGCTCGTCTTGGAGGTGGAGCGCATAAAGGATACATTGGCCTCAGGAGCCTATCCTAGGCCGGTAGAGTTTCTGTTGGCTGCCAAGAAGCTCGGAAGATTAGATGTCGATTTCAAGGTGATGGTGGATGCCCTAACCTGTCCGAGGGAGTACACAACTGCACTGCAGTCCTTCTTGGGAAGCAGGCAGTTTTGGATATTGGTAAACGACGAAGAGGATGCCCATGTATGCATAGATTACATCAAAAGGGCCAACGTGGGTAGGGCCACTTTTTTACCCCTTAATAAAGCTAATCCCCAAAGGAGACCAAGCGTCATAAGCGACGATATCAACGTCATCGGCTGGATTATCGACCTCATTTCTTACGACGTTGCTTGGGAAAGGGGAGTCATGCACTTGCTAGGAAACCTCCTGCTGGTAAGCGGCTACGAGGACGCAGTGAAGATGACTAGGATGCTAAGGTCATGTCCGGTCGTGACCTTGGAGGGTGAGGTCTTTTTGCCCAGCGGGACGATATCGGGGGGGCGTGTTCCCAGTCAGTCCAGAAACGTATTGGAGCTAAAAGGTGCATTAGCGGAAAAGTCCGAAAGGATAAGAGCTATTCAAATTGAGATCGATAATTTAAGCTTTGAACTGGCCAAGGAGGAAGAAAATGAGATATCGCTGAAGCGGGAAGTCCAGCTCAAACTTGAACTTATCAACAAGCTTAAGGCACAACGTGAAAGGACTTTGAAATTCATTCAAAGCAAACAAACCGAGTTGGCAAATGTAGAAGAGGAGATATCAAGGCTAAAAGATGAAATTCGCAAATGCCTATTTGGACTAAATGATAATAAGTCCAAGCTCCAGTCGGTAATGTCGAAAATTGCGGACATGAAGGAGTTGGACTTCAACGATCAATTGCAGGGCGAGTTGAGGAGCTTGGAAAGCCAGATGAAAGTTATAGAGGAGAGGCTAAAGGGTCGCCTGGACGTCTTGAAGAAGGTTCAAGACGATCTTCGCTCCGCCGAGGACGGCATCGTTTCAAGGGAAAGGGAAACAGAGAAGATAGAAAGCATGATATTTGATTGTAACGCTAAAATAAGAGAAATGGCATCGGCATATCGTGACCTTTGGCGCGAACATAAGGAGCTTTCGCAGGTCCTAGAAGATCTTCAAGGCGATAAAAGGGGGTTGGAATCGTGGCTTCATAAGGCATCCATAAAGCTTGAGAGGGCAAAGGGGCGGCTAAAGAGCATCGAGACCGAAATATTTTCCCTGGACGATAAGCTCAATGAGCTTTACGGCCGAAAATCCAAGTTTGAAGAAGAAGGGCTAAAAGACGTCTGCGAACCATTTGTCGATGACGGCGAGATCGAAAGGCTTAAAATAAGGCAAAGAAGGCTTCATCAGGAACTTGTGCAGTTCTACGACGTAGACAGCGGTGTTCTCTCAGAAGATGCCTCTTTGGCATCGCGCATTAACTACCTTTCAGAGCAGTACGAAGACGTTAAAGAGGCCAAGGAAAAACTTGAGATGATGATAAAGGATACGGACAAGCAGGCTGGCATATTATTTCAAGAGGCTCTGAAGGCCATAAACGTGCGCTTCAATACCATTTTCGTAAAGCTCTTTGGCGGAGGCGAGGCGCACCTTTTCATGAGCGACGAATTGGACCTCTGGAACTCCGGCGTCGAAATATCGGCCAGGCCCCCGGGAAAGCGCCCCCAAAGCCTAACTCAGCTTTCAGGAGGAGAGAGGTCCCTTACGGCAATCGCTTACCTCTTTTCGACCATGGAAGAAGCCTCCGTCCCTCTGGCCATACTTGACGAGGTTGACGCCTCTTTGGACGAAGCTAACTTGAAGCGCTTTGCCGATCTAGTGGAGGAATATTCGCGTAACATTCAGATCGTCGCCATCACGCACAGGCGGCCCACGATGGAAAGGGCGGATATAATGTACGGTGTGACCTTGGAAGAACCGGGTTTGTCCAAGGTGATAAGCATAAAACTTTCTGAGTGGGAATGA
- a CDS encoding Rne/Rng family ribonuclease — translation MNGDDKSIIANVIDPEEARVAIMEGGHLVELFAERMWDRQRAGEIYKARVDNILPGMNAAFVNLGEGRNAFLYLDDAKNVEVKPNGEVIVQVVKVARKGKGPRVTAKISLPGRYVVLIPGSREVGVSRRIYDADEKERLKDLARQLAPSDFGVIVRTAASGVDEEALKEEIEELVELWTEITNLATKMPTPSLLYRDAGLLGRVLRDELDGNVSQIVVDDPKEYEQISDYVSRYAHDQGRPTVELYTRNVPIFEYYGIEKEISAALERKLWLPSGGFLVIDQTEAMTVIDVNTGKYVGTSDLRHTIIDTNVEAAREIAKQLRLRAIGGIVIVDFIDMDYAEDKQRLLDYLGDLFKGDRNKAKVYGVTKLGLVEITRKRSRPDLKSYMTRPCPFCATTGWVLKEDVVAMDIKRFMRKVIMSSKMEALILEAHPAIARYIGENFLSQWVQEFKRAIFMVESKDLSWEKYRLEFQGTLDQALYKVNLLEGEGDLVVHRADRP, via the coding sequence TTGAACGGCGATGATAAAAGTATCATAGCGAACGTCATCGATCCAGAGGAAGCTCGTGTGGCCATCATGGAAGGAGGGCATCTGGTCGAGCTTTTTGCCGAAAGGATGTGGGATAGGCAAAGGGCGGGAGAGATATATAAGGCCAGGGTTGATAACATCCTTCCGGGCATGAATGCGGCCTTCGTTAACCTTGGTGAAGGACGCAATGCCTTTCTGTACTTGGACGACGCCAAAAACGTCGAGGTAAAGCCCAACGGCGAAGTAATCGTCCAAGTCGTAAAGGTCGCAAGAAAGGGCAAGGGCCCTAGGGTTACGGCTAAAATTTCCTTGCCGGGAAGATACGTCGTCCTGATTCCTGGATCTCGCGAAGTGGGCGTTTCCCGGCGTATCTACGATGCCGATGAGAAGGAGCGTTTGAAGGACTTGGCAAGGCAACTTGCCCCTTCTGATTTTGGAGTGATAGTTCGAACGGCAGCGAGCGGAGTGGACGAGGAGGCGCTAAAGGAAGAGATAGAGGAACTCGTTGAACTATGGACGGAAATAACGAACCTGGCGACAAAAATGCCTACGCCTTCTCTTTTATATCGCGATGCCGGGCTGCTTGGCAGAGTCCTGCGCGATGAACTCGACGGAAACGTATCTCAGATAGTGGTAGATGACCCTAAAGAATATGAACAGATATCAGACTACGTGTCAAGGTATGCCCATGATCAAGGTCGCCCTACAGTCGAACTCTACACCAGAAATGTCCCAATATTTGAATATTACGGCATAGAAAAGGAAATAAGCGCTGCCCTGGAAAGGAAGCTCTGGCTTCCCTCGGGCGGATTTTTGGTCATAGATCAGACGGAAGCCATGACAGTCATAGATGTCAATACGGGAAAATATGTGGGGACCAGCGATTTGAGGCACACCATAATTGACACGAACGTGGAGGCGGCAAGGGAGATCGCTAAGCAGCTGAGGCTTAGAGCCATAGGTGGCATAGTTATCGTTGATTTTATCGATATGGATTATGCCGAGGATAAACAAAGGCTGCTCGACTACCTGGGTGATCTTTTTAAGGGGGACAGGAATAAGGCGAAGGTCTATGGAGTCACCAAACTGGGCTTGGTGGAGATCACCCGCAAGCGTTCCAGGCCGGACCTAAAATCTTACATGACGAGACCGTGCCCCTTTTGTGCCACCACAGGGTGGGTGTTGAAGGAAGATGTCGTCGCTATGGATATAAAACGCTTCATGCGCAAGGTGATAATGTCCAGCAAGATGGAAGCCTTAATATTGGAGGCTCACCCGGCTATAGCACGCTATATAGGAGAAAACTTTTTATCCCAATGGGTCCAGGAATTCAAACGTGCCATTTTTATGGTTGAATCGAAGGACTTAAGTTGGGAAAAATATCGGCTCGAGTTTCAAGGAACGCTGGATCAGGCGCTCTATAAGGTGAATTTGCTTGAAGGGGAAGGGGATCTCGTTGTACATAGAGCGGATCGCCCTTAA
- a CDS encoding TIGR03936 family radical SAM-associated protein produces the protein MIVRILYEKLGPVCFVPHVEMPTLFSRSMRRAGIRQTFTEGMSPHPKISLGPPLPVGVFSLCELADLWLDEEDPSCMDRLNDYLPEGLRVKRACRADGRSLSKSCDGAQYLLCFKVNEMSKAAVGILSSRVEKVGPSSVGKCLDVIMLKPYEASPAMFVKLLSSEGVISSWGDIRIVRTKLGRWDGHEVISLL, from the coding sequence ATGATAGTTAGAATCCTTTACGAGAAGCTGGGTCCTGTGTGTTTTGTACCCCACGTGGAAATGCCCACGCTGTTTTCAAGGTCCATGAGAAGGGCTGGCATAAGACAAACCTTTACGGAGGGCATGTCCCCTCATCCGAAGATAAGCTTAGGGCCGCCCTTGCCGGTGGGGGTGTTTTCCCTGTGCGAGCTGGCCGACCTTTGGCTTGATGAGGAAGATCCTTCTTGCATGGATCGGCTAAACGATTATCTTCCCGAGGGTCTTAGGGTAAAAAGGGCATGTAGAGCGGATGGCAGATCCTTGAGCAAATCCTGCGATGGGGCCCAGTATCTGTTGTGCTTTAAGGTCAATGAAATGTCGAAGGCTGCGGTTGGTATCCTTAGTTCTCGCGTTGAAAAGGTTGGTCCGTCGTCTGTGGGAAAATGCCTTGACGTAATCATGCTTAAACCTTACGAGGCAAGTCCTGCCATGTTTGTCAAGCTTCTTTCGAGTGAAGGAGTGATCTCCTCCTGGGGGGACATAAGGATCGTAAGGACAAAGCTTGGAAGATGGGACGGCCATGAGGTAATCTCGCTTTTGTGA
- a CDS encoding TIGR03960 family B12-binding radical SAM protein yields the protein MKDLSFDLRWDRQWDYLARVRRPSRYIDEEWGTLKPKGDQEDLVKICLAYPDVYEVGMSYVGYQILYYLIKSLDVADVDRVYAPWPDMENLLVQDNEPLRSLEAKRPLKDFDLIGFTLQYELNATNILTMLNLSFIPMRSEDRGEDDPIIIAGGPGSLAPAPYVPFVDVFCMGDGEELIAEMLSLLFDARFLKRFEKLQLLSRIEGCYVPAVTGLRSSVKRRVVSLQDAFVTTSYLVPSDKIVHDRASVEVFRGCSRGCRFCQAGMIYRPVRHRDPKKVGQLAEGIITGSGYEELGLVSLSTCDYPWLEELLDDLGPFLTENRVTLSLPSLRMDPKAIDIALKLEGMRKKGLTFAPEAGTQRLRNVINKGVTEEDIENTLKAVFEAGWNKVKLYFMMGLPTECDEDLRGIVDVIRLAYSIGRSYNKRSSVSASIAGFIPKAHTPFQWEAQDSIESLKSKGLWLKSQFRERNISVSFHEPTQSFIEAVIARGDERVGNVIEKAWQYGARFDGWGETFDISLWQKAFEDCNLDPCEIASKSLSYDDVLPWDHVDVGVTKAFLWSERVKALKGELTGDCRLNGCNGCGLQGVCFDARSGHDS from the coding sequence ATGAAAGATCTTTCTTTTGATTTGCGTTGGGACAGACAATGGGACTACCTTGCACGCGTAAGGCGACCTTCTCGATACATAGACGAAGAATGGGGGACCCTTAAGCCGAAAGGAGATCAAGAGGATTTGGTGAAGATATGTCTTGCCTACCCCGATGTATATGAGGTAGGCATGAGTTACGTGGGCTACCAGATCCTGTATTACTTGATCAAATCCCTTGATGTGGCAGACGTAGACAGGGTTTACGCGCCCTGGCCCGATATGGAAAATTTGCTTGTCCAAGACAACGAGCCATTGAGGTCCCTGGAGGCGAAACGCCCCTTAAAGGATTTCGATCTGATAGGCTTTACGCTCCAATACGAACTTAATGCAACGAACATACTGACAATGCTTAATCTATCGTTCATACCGATGAGGTCGGAGGATCGCGGGGAAGATGACCCCATAATCATAGCGGGAGGACCGGGTAGCCTTGCTCCGGCCCCTTACGTTCCCTTCGTTGACGTCTTTTGCATGGGTGACGGAGAGGAATTGATAGCGGAGATGCTGTCATTGCTCTTCGATGCTCGCTTTTTAAAAAGATTCGAAAAGCTTCAGTTGCTTTCTAGGATTGAGGGATGTTATGTTCCGGCAGTTACGGGATTGCGGTCAAGCGTCAAGAGGAGGGTTGTCTCCCTGCAGGATGCGTTTGTAACGACCTCTTATTTGGTGCCGTCCGATAAGATAGTCCACGATCGTGCATCAGTGGAGGTGTTTAGGGGTTGCTCCAGGGGTTGCAGGTTCTGTCAGGCCGGGATGATCTATCGGCCCGTGCGCCACAGGGATCCCAAGAAGGTGGGTCAATTAGCGGAAGGGATCATAACTGGGAGCGGATATGAAGAGCTGGGATTGGTGTCCCTTTCTACCTGTGATTATCCCTGGTTGGAAGAGCTCCTGGACGATTTAGGCCCCTTTTTAACCGAAAACAGGGTGACTTTGAGCCTTCCAAGCCTAAGGATGGATCCCAAGGCCATCGACATAGCCCTGAAGCTTGAAGGCATGAGAAAAAAGGGATTGACCTTTGCGCCTGAAGCTGGGACCCAACGCTTGAGGAACGTGATAAACAAGGGCGTTACGGAGGAGGATATTGAAAACACCTTAAAGGCTGTCTTTGAGGCTGGCTGGAATAAGGTTAAGCTTTACTTCATGATGGGGCTCCCCACGGAATGCGACGAGGACCTTCGTGGCATAGTGGATGTGATACGCCTGGCTTACTCCATAGGCAGAAGTTACAATAAAAGGTCCTCCGTATCGGCTTCGATTGCAGGGTTTATTCCCAAGGCCCATACGCCCTTTCAGTGGGAGGCTCAAGATTCCATTGAAAGCCTTAAAAGCAAAGGGCTTTGGCTTAAAAGCCAGTTCAGGGAAAGGAACATATCTGTCAGCTTTCATGAACCGACCCAAAGCTTCATTGAAGCCGTGATAGCAAGGGGCGATGAAAGAGTTGGCAACGTCATAGAGAAAGCCTGGCAATATGGTGCGCGATTTGACGGATGGGGTGAGACTTTTGACATATCCCTATGGCAGAAGGCCTTCGAGGATTGTAACCTGGATCCCTGCGAGATAGCGTCAAAATCCCTTTCTTATGACGACGTCCTTCCCTGGGATCACGTAGACGTCGGCGTCACAAAGGCCTTTCTGTGGTCTGAGCGCGTCAAAGCCTTAAAGGGCGAACTGACTGGGGATTGCCGCCTGAACGGCTGCAACGGTTGCGGCTTACAGGGCGTGTGTTTCGATGCGAGGTCTGGCCATGATAGTTAG
- the rodA gene encoding rod shape-determining protein RodA: MIKRNSWVEALSAIDMPLLAIVITLYVLGVMTIYSATFGQGTAYVERQLINGLVAAVVMLVFLYLGIKRMFDWSYVLYGGLVLALVVLLLLGNATRGSHRWIYISGFAFQPSEIGKLVLCLTLARFLALEETNGLRKLLKVMCLAGVSGVLVLLEPDLGTSIVYGVITISCLWLSGLPKRYFVAMFALGLAALPVMWMFLKDYQRLRILTFLNPNLDPLGAGYNVIQSRIAVGSGGILGKGFLQGTQSKLQFLPEPHTDFIFGVFAEEFGFLGSLAVLSLFALLIWRIVVIALRSKDVRVKVFAGGISGWLAFHVFESVGMSMGLMPVTGLALPFMSYGGSSLIAICGALGLLLSACLDIPARYE, from the coding sequence ATGATAAAGCGTAATTCATGGGTTGAAGCCTTAAGTGCGATCGATATGCCTCTTTTGGCGATCGTCATAACGTTGTACGTCCTTGGCGTCATGACCATATATAGCGCTACCTTCGGTCAGGGAACAGCTTACGTCGAAAGACAGCTGATCAACGGTTTAGTGGCAGCTGTAGTCATGCTCGTGTTTTTGTATCTGGGCATAAAGAGGATGTTCGACTGGTCCTACGTCTTATACGGCGGGCTAGTGCTCGCCCTTGTCGTGTTATTGCTCTTAGGGAATGCCACGCGCGGTTCGCACAGGTGGATTTACATAAGCGGATTTGCCTTTCAACCCTCCGAAATTGGCAAACTGGTGTTGTGCTTGACTTTGGCCAGGTTTTTGGCCCTAGAGGAGACTAACGGTCTAAGAAAACTGCTCAAAGTCATGTGCCTTGCCGGTGTAAGTGGAGTGCTAGTGTTGTTGGAGCCCGACCTCGGAACGTCCATAGTGTATGGCGTTATTACCATATCCTGCCTCTGGTTGAGCGGCTTGCCTAAAAGGTACTTTGTGGCCATGTTCGCTTTAGGCCTGGCGGCGCTTCCTGTGATGTGGATGTTCCTGAAGGATTATCAAAGGCTTAGGATTTTAACTTTTTTAAATCCCAACCTGGATCCTCTAGGTGCAGGATACAACGTTATACAGTCCCGCATAGCGGTGGGCTCCGGAGGCATACTCGGAAAGGGATTTTTGCAGGGAACCCAGAGCAAGCTGCAATTTCTGCCGGAGCCGCATACGGATTTCATATTCGGGGTTTTTGCGGAAGAGTTTGGCTTTCTCGGCAGTTTGGCGGTGCTTTCCTTGTTTGCTCTTCTCATATGGAGGATCGTCGTCATAGCATTGAGGAGCAAGGATGTCAGGGTTAAAGTGTTTGCGGGGGGGATTTCAGGCTGGCTGGCCTTTCATGTGTTTGAGAGCGTGGGCATGAGCATGGGGTTGATGCCTGTAACCGGTCTTGCTCTGCCATTTATGAGCTACGGAGGAAGTTCTCTCATAGCGATTTGTGGCGCCTTAGGCCTCCTTTTGAGCGCCTGCTTGGATATTCCCGCCAGATACGAATAA
- the minE gene encoding cell division topological specificity factor MinE produces MAFFWDKWFGKGKTKDAAKERLQLVLIHDRTDLAPELLDQLRVELIRVICNYLEVDDEHIELGLEREDRTVALVANIPVKNVKRQYQTRK; encoded by the coding sequence ATGGCTTTTTTCTGGGATAAATGGTTTGGAAAAGGCAAGACGAAAGACGCGGCAAAGGAACGGCTTCAGCTTGTCTTGATTCACGACAGGACCGACCTTGCCCCTGAGCTTTTGGATCAACTCAGGGTCGAGTTGATAAGGGTCATATGCAACTACCTCGAGGTAGACGACGAACACATCGAGTTAGGGCTTGAAAGGGAAGACAGGACTGTCGCCTTGGTGGCAAACATACCGGTAAAAAACGTAAAGAGACAATATCAGACGAGAAAGTAA
- the minD gene encoding septum site-determining protein MinD — protein sequence MAARTIVITSGKGGVGKTTTTANLAVELAKIGMKVVAIDADIGLRNLDVVMGLENRVVYTLVDVIEGTCKLNQALVRDKRVENLYLLPAAQTRTKDAVTSDQMRDLCSMLYDEFDFVLIDSPAGIESGFRNAAVPAQEALVVTTPDVSSVRDADRIIGLLESMEKQSISLVINRLSPKMVKRGDMLDISDVIDILSVNLIGIVPEDEAVITSTNKGEPLALEAASPAAKAFNNLARRILGEKVPFNELDYLNNKGFFGRIKRMLGI from the coding sequence TTGGCAGCTAGGACTATAGTAATAACTTCAGGTAAGGGGGGAGTTGGCAAGACCACCACAACTGCAAACCTTGCCGTTGAGCTAGCGAAGATAGGCATGAAGGTCGTCGCCATTGATGCCGATATTGGCTTGAGAAACTTGGACGTCGTGATGGGGCTCGAGAACAGGGTAGTGTACACCTTGGTCGATGTCATTGAAGGGACATGCAAATTAAATCAGGCGTTGGTCCGCGACAAAAGGGTGGAAAACCTATACCTGCTTCCTGCAGCGCAAACCAGGACCAAGGATGCCGTGACGTCCGATCAGATGCGCGACCTTTGTTCCATGCTTTACGATGAATTCGATTTCGTCCTCATTGATAGCCCGGCCGGCATAGAAAGCGGGTTTAGGAACGCCGCAGTCCCGGCACAGGAGGCTCTTGTCGTTACCACGCCTGACGTATCCTCCGTGAGGGACGCAGATCGTATAATAGGGCTTTTGGAATCCATGGAAAAACAGAGCATTTCATTGGTGATCAACAGGCTGTCGCCCAAGATGGTTAAGAGGGGCGATATGCTGGACATTTCAGATGTGATCGACATCCTGTCAGTGAACCTCATTGGCATCGTTCCAGAGGATGAGGCCGTGATAACTTCCACCAACAAGGGTGAACCTCTGGCATTGGAGGCGGCCAGTCCTGCCGCCAAGGCCTTTAACAACCTGGCCAGACGCATCCTTGGAGAGAAGGTTCCGTTTAACGAGCTCGATTATTTGAACAACAAGGGCTTCTTCGGGCGCATTAAAAGGATGTTAGGCATATAA
- the minC gene encoding septum site-determining protein MinC, whose protein sequence is MESHIILKGTKEGVRCVIPEDKDIMELERMCDEVLKDIGHILRDGTLIVDLQGRESKEEEISFILKKLVWPSGATKTIWRSYDTYTRKVLRAAGFNIEEQRSGASLQNSRGLFICKSIRSGQKVEHDSDIFIVGNVNDGSEVLASGNIWIWGKLQGVAHAGCQGDEEAHILARVFESNQIRIGKLYSSIERNNSYWGKSVLIYAEENMLVFKEI, encoded by the coding sequence ATGGAATCGCACATCATCTTAAAGGGGACCAAAGAGGGCGTTCGCTGTGTTATTCCCGAAGATAAGGATATAATGGAGCTCGAAAGGATGTGCGATGAAGTTTTAAAAGACATCGGTCACATATTGCGCGACGGTACCTTGATTGTAGATCTACAGGGCAGAGAAAGCAAGGAAGAAGAAATATCGTTTATACTTAAAAAGCTGGTATGGCCTTCAGGGGCGACCAAGACTATATGGAGATCGTATGATACATACACCAGAAAGGTCTTAAGGGCCGCAGGTTTTAACATAGAGGAGCAACGTTCAGGCGCAAGCCTGCAAAACAGCAGGGGTTTGTTTATATGCAAATCCATCAGGTCCGGACAAAAGGTAGAACATGATAGCGATATCTTTATCGTTGGCAACGTCAATGACGGTTCGGAGGTCTTGGCATCTGGTAATATTTGGATATGGGGCAAGCTCCAGGGAGTTGCACACGCCGGTTGTCAGGGAGACGAGGAGGCCCACATATTGGCAAGGGTCTTCGAGTCAAATCAGATTAGAATAGGCAAGCTATACTCAAGCATCGAGAGGAACAATTCCTATTGGGGCAAGTCCGTATTGATCTACGCCGAGGAAAATATGCTCGTATTTAAGGAGATTTGA